From Miscanthus floridulus cultivar M001 unplaced genomic scaffold, ASM1932011v1 fs_504_4, whole genome shotgun sequence, a single genomic window includes:
- the LOC136532009 gene encoding uncharacterized protein → MAGRPPPPPPSPTYFHVFPSLPYPSWAHRAGAGPLAADADGPAAAAVAAGVGAGAGAGASVGGPAAAAGAGAGGPAAAGADTGSLPTAAAAAAGAGAGAGSHAAAAGGAGETLEPFFFPAPPPLPPPAPLQTAGANSALAAALVAARAAAADSQARVRAAALALERERDAADALARQIAEAEQLLVLPTSYDTVATSSGSTGHRASRTTVIWHDPADPHVAQLHYQAGGVQNIRLLVPVVLEPESPSYARWRDLVLLTLRRYALDDHVLVDASVAVQTPSWLRLDSVVLSWIIGTISLDLHDLVRNSADARRAWLALEGQFLGNAEARALRLDASFRTFVQGDLSVGDFCRRMKSMADSLGDLGWPVEDRILVLNVLRGLSDRYAHLRTWITRQRPFPSFLQVRDDRVMEELTQGVQPGSTSAPRSSSSSTALAATPPARSFAPPPSSLLGSPPPGPGGGGGGGAVAAAVTAEGGVGAAGATTHRLLQGATSRPRLHGVQPGPLSTTRGWGASPCGPSRLQVESLAHQWPCSLELLRGFTPRLRGLHLPAHLRGCHLPTPCPGLSVGTRRPWPDPSAPWP, encoded by the coding sequence atggctggccgccctccccctccccctccctccccaacCTACTTCCACgttttcccctcccttccctaccCGTCGTGGGCCCATCGCGCGGGCGCCGGCCCCCTTGCCGCGGACGCGGATggcccggccgccgccgctgtcgctgcgggcgtgggcgcgggtgcCGGCGCGGGCGCGAGCGTGGGTGGCCCAGCCGCCGctgcgggcgcgggcgcaggcggccccgccgccgcgggcgcggaCACGGGCAGCCtgcccactgccgccgccgccgctgcaggggcgggcgcgggcgcaggcagcCACGCCGCTGCCGCTGGGGGCGCGGGGGAGACCCTGgagcctttcttcttccccgctccCCCTCCTCTGCCGCCCCCTGCCCCTCTCCAGACGGCAGGGGCCAACTCCGCTCTCGCCGCCGCTCTCGTGGCTGCACGGGCTGCTGCTGCGGACAGCCAGGCCCGGGTGCGGGCGGCCGCCCTCGCTTTGGAGCGCGAGCGCGACGCAGCTGATGCCCTGGCCCGCCAGATCGCTGAGGCGGAGCAGCTCCTCGTCCTCCCTACATCCTACGACACCGTGGCCACCTCCTCAGGCTCGACGGGTCACCGCGCGTCTCGCACCACGGTCATCTGGCACGACCCGGCCGACCCGCACGTGGCTCAGCTCCACTACCAGGCCGGGGGTGTCCAGAACATCCGACTCCTCGTCCCGGTCGTCCTCGAGCCTGAGTCGCCCTCTTACGCTCGCTGGAGGGACCTGGTTCTCCTCACCCTCCGCCGCTACGCCCTCGACGACCACGTCCTAGTCGACGCCTCGGTCGCGGTCCAGACCCCATCGTGGCTGCGCCTTGACAGCGTCGTCCTCTCCTGGATCATCGGGACGATCTCCCTGGACCTCCACGACCTCGTCCGCAACTCTGCTGACGCTCGCCGGGCCTGGCTTGCGCTCGAGGGCCAGTTTCTGGGCAATGCCGAAGCCCGGGCCCTGCGTCTCGATGCGAGCTTCCGCACCTTCGTTCAGGGTGACCTCTCCGTTGGCGATTTCTGCCGGCGCATGAAGAGCATGGCGGACTCCCTCGGCGACCTTGGCTGGCCCGTGGAGGACCGCATTCTGGTCCTCAATGTCCTCCGCGGGCTCAGTGACCGCTACGCCCACCTCCGGACGTGGATCACCCGGCAGAGGCCCTTTCCCTCCTTCCTGCAGGTCCGTGACGACCGTGTCATGGAGGAGCTCACTCAGGGCGTCCAGCCAGGGTCCACCTCCGCGCCAAGGTCCTCGTCTTCCTCGACTGCCCTGGCCGCTACTCCTCCGGCGCGTTCGTTCGCTCCACCGCCGTCGTCGCTTCTTGGTTCTCCTCCCCCCGGGCCgggcgggggtgggggggggggggccgtGGCGGCCGCCGTCACCGCGGAGGGGGGCGTGGGGGCCGCGGGGGCCACCACACACCGGCTCCTCCAGGGAGCCACCAGTCGCCCGCGACTCCACGGGGTGCAGCCTGGCCCTCTTTCCACAACCCGTGGTTGGGGCGCATCTCCATGTGGCCCTTCCCGGCTCCAGGTGGAGAGCCTCGCCCACCAGTGGCCTTGCTCACTGGAGCTCCTCCGGGGTTTTACTCCCCGTCTGCGTGGGCTACACCTCCCGGCGCATCTTCGTGGGTGCCACCTCCCGACACCTTGCCCGGGCCTGTCGGTTGGAACCCGGCGGCCTTGGCCAGATCCTTCAGCACCATGGCCCTGA